The genomic DNA GGCTTTGTGGGTGTCACACCTGGTCACAACCTACTCCGGGGTGGTTGGTTCCGGTTCGACGATATTGCCCGGCAGCAATTGGCCATCTTCAAAGCGGGCCGGCTGATAGACCCCGTCAGCGGAAAAGCCGGTATAATTGGTCAGCACCACAATAACCACCACAGTCAAACCGGCCCCTATCACTGACAGCCAGCCAAGTGCCTTGACCGTCAGGCTTTCACGGATCGCCGTCCGGCCCATGCTGAAATAAATATAGGATACGTAAAGCGCGAATGGCACCAGGAACAAAATTGCATAAGTCAGATAAAATCGAGTCATGATGGATACAGGGTCTCGTAAAGAGTTTTCAGAATTCCGGCGGTAACGCCCCAGATATAGTGTGTCTCATAGGGTATTGCATAAGTCTGTCGCATTGCCCCCTTCCATTCCAGTTCCAGCTTTTGATAATTGCTGCCGCTCATCAGGAAAGCCAGCGGAACTTCGAATATTGCATTCACCTCATCAGGATTGGCAAACAGTTTCAAAGGCGGCTTTACCAGACCGACCACAGGTGTGATGTCATAGCCACTGCCGGTTGCATAGGGGTGCATTTTACCCAGCAGATGAACACTTTGTGGTGCCAGCCCAATTTCCTCCTGCGCTTCACGCAGCGCAGTCATCGGTGAGAATGCGTCTGTCGCATCCGTTCTGCCACCTGGAAAGGCGATCTGCCCGGCATGGGATGACAGGGTTTCGGTGCGGTGGGTCAGCAGCACTGTCGCCCCGTCCACATGCTGCACGATGGGAATCAGAACGGCTGCGGGCTTGAGCAGTTTCGGCGGCTGTGGCCGCTGCAGATCAAGCATGTGGTCTCCGGTTTCCAGCCGCGGCTTGCCGGGACCGAAAGCCGCTGAGAACCGCCTGCGAAACTCCGCCAGCACGGGGTCCGTCATGTTGCCTGCGGATGGCGTTGCCCTATCCCTCACGAGGGGCTGTTTTCCATAGCGCGGGCCAGATCCGCCATTGCCATCATGGCAAAAAACCGGCCACAACTTGCAACGCCAAACCAGGACTCCCCGTCAATCTCGGCCTCTTCGCCAAAATCGGCCAACTGATACAGTAATGGCCTGCCAAGCCGCGCTTCCAGCCGTCCGCGGATCAGGCAATAAGGCGTCAGCCCTCCGGTTTCCGCATCAATCGCGAAGCGCAGCGGATGGTCTTGTGAAATCACCACCACATCATCAACATTTGTGCGCAGAACCAGCGCATCGGTGCCGTCATCCTGACTTATCCTGTCCAGTTCAACACCGATGAAGGGAACATCCTCAACCTGAAGACCAACCTTTTCCACCGGTGTGACCAGCAGGTAGCGGCCATCTTCATCATGTCGCAACACCGATGAAAACAGTTTCACCAGAGGCATCCGTCCAATTGGCGTGCCCATGTAAAACCAGGTACCATCGCGCGCAATGCTCATATCCAGATCACCACAAAAAGGCGGATTCCAACTGTCCACTGGCGGCATGCCGCGTTTGCCATGATGATTGGCCGCCCGCAGAATATTGTCATAGCGTGCCTGCCGTTCGGACTTTTCCTGCCCCATGTTCCCTGTTTCTGCCACTGCATCCTCTTTCGCGCCTGTTGAGCACTCTCAATCTATGCAGCCTTGGCTAAACATGCAAAACAGGCAACATATTTCCTGCCAATTTGTAATATTTAAGGCCTCGACGCCTGTCTTGGTTTCGCCCAAGATAAAGGCCAATATTGCAGGCCAATACTGCGCGCCAACGGGGATGCCATGAGCGAAACAGCGACAGCGCCGGCTGATGCCGGACAATCGGACATTGTAGTGCGGGCCGACGAGGCAACAGAACTTCTGCAACAGGTCAAAACCGCCATCGGCAAAGTGATCTACGGACAGGCTGATGTGGTCGAGCAGGCATTGACCACGGTTCTGGCCGGCGGCCACGGTCTGCTGGTCGGCGTGCCCGGCCTTGCCAAAACCAAGCTCGTCGACACAATGAGCATTGTTCTCGGCCTCGATGCAAGGCGCATACAATTCACTCCCGATCTGATGCCGTCCGACATTCTTGGCTCTGAAGTGCTGGAACAGGGCAATGATGGCAGCCGCAACTTCCGCTTTATCAAAGGGCCCATTTTCGGCCAGTTGCTGATGGCTGACGAAATCAACCGTGCCAGCCCGCGCACGCAATCGGCATTGCTGCAGGCGATGCAGGAATATCACGTCACCATCGCCGGAGAGCGGTTCGATCTGCCCGCGCCGTTTCATGTATTGGCAACCCAGAATCCGCTGGAGCAGGAGGGCACCTATCCGTTGCCGGAGGCACAGCTTGACCGGTTTTTGATGCAGATTGACGTGCTCTATCCGGAACTTGATGCCGAGCGTCAGATCCTGCTTGAAACCACCGGTTCACAGGACGCGACGCCGGAGACCGTGCTATCGCCCGAAAGCCTGCTTGACATGCAGGCGCTGGTGCGCAGCATTCCGGTTGGCGAAAAAATTGTCGACGCCATCCTGGCGCTGGTGCGGGCCGCGCGCCCCGAGGGCAATGATGAAGACGGCCTGACCCGGCATATCGCCTGGGGCCCTGGACCGCGCGCCGGACAGGCGCTGATGCTGACCTGCCGCGCCCGCGCCCTGCTTGATGGCCGCCTTGCGCCCTCGATGGACGATATTGTTGCACTGGCCGGGCCGGTTCTGCAGCACCGTATGGCGGTAACCTTTGCCGCACGGGCGGACGGCATTACTGTTCGCAAATTGATCGCAGATCTCGTAGAGACACATCTTTGAGAGCGCTGCATCATCATGGCAAGGTATTTGCAAAGGCTCGCTCTTCCATCAGGACAGGTGAGTGCTGACCCATGTTGTGGCCGACATCCCGACAAGCTGATCCAGCCGGCGCGCCACCCGATGCTGACTTGCAGATTCACGCCGCGCGCCAGGTTGCGGATGTCCTGCCGGATATTCTGGTCGCCGCCGAGCGCATTGCCAACACTATAGCGCTGGGGCTGCACGGACGGCGCAAATCGGGTCCGGGCGAGGATTTCTGGCAGTTCCGGCCTTACACTTATGGCGAGCCGGCAACCCGGATTGACTGGCGCCGCTCCGCCAGTCAGGAAGAATTGCAAATACGAGAGCGCGAGTGGGAAGCTGCACATACCGTCTGGCTGTGGCCGGATTTGACCGGATCAATGGCCTATTGCTCGCATCTGTCCGACACTGCCAAACGCGATCGGGCACTGTTGCTGACCATGGCTCTCGCGATTGTTCTGACCCGCAGCGGGGAACGGGTCGGCCTGCTCGGGGCCATGCCGGCACGCGCCGACCGCAAGGCAGCGGAAGCCATTGCCGATATTCTCGGCACCCTCAAAGATCCGACCGCCCTGCCCGTCGGCGCCGCGCCCAAACGGTTTACCGATGTGGTCGTGTTCAGTGATTTTCTGGATGCTGTTGAGGATGTCAGTGCAGGCATTGCCCGGCTTGCAGCGCTGGGCGCGCGTGGCCATCTGGTGCAGATCAACGATCCAATTGAAGAAAGCTTTCCCTTCACCGGACGCGTTCAGTTCAGCGAAGCGGAAAGCGGTCTGAAACTCACGGCCGGGCGCGCAGAAGTCTATCGCGCGGCCTATCAGGCACGCCTGGCAGAACGCCGCGCCCGTTTGCAGGCATTCTGCCGAAAAATGGGCTGGACCTTTGCCATTCACCACACCGACCGGCCCGTCAGCGAGGCGTTGATGGCGCTTTACACGCGCCTGACCGATGACGGCACCGCTGATGCGCTGCCGGCGGAACAGATCGGCGGGGGGATCTGAATGCCACTTGCTTTTGCAACCCCATTGATCCTCACCGCGCTGCTGCTGTTGCCCGCAATCTGGTGGCTTTTGCGCCTGACACCGCCCAAACCCCGCAATGTGCGGTTTCCACCCACCCGTCTGTTGCTGGATATTATCAAGCCAGATGAAACGCCGGCTTATAGTCCCTGGTGGATGACGGCCATTCGACTTGCCCTGGCCGCCGCAATCATTGTCGCACTGGCAGGCCCGCTATGGCAGCCCGATGAAAACCGCGCCCCGCTTGCAGGCCACAGTTTGATTATTGTCGATAATGGCTTTGCCTCCGCGCCGGACTGGACAGCGCGCATGGCGGCGGTGAACCGGCTGATCGATGCCGCTGCTGAAAATGATTTCCTCATTGCCCTGGTCCCTGCCATTGCAACAGCAGGAGATTATATTGGTGCCACCACCGCGCCGCCGCCGCAACTGCGCTCCGCCGCCGAGGCCCGCAGTCTGGCCCAGGCTCTGGAGCCACAGGCTTTGCCGTTGGACAGAGTGCGGCTGGCCGACCATATCAATGCCTTTCTTGCCAGCAGGGCCGGTGCCGATATAGCGCAGATTGTCTGGATTTCCGACAAGTTGGCAACAGCACAGCAGAGCGGATTGGCCGCGCCGGGCGATCAATTATTCCTGACCACATTAAACGACAGCAATCTTCCGGTGATCCTGTTACAGCAGAGCAAACCGTTGCTGGCGCTGAATCCGCCGGTCAATGGTGTTGACGATATGACGGTTTCTGCCAACCGCTTGGATATCACCGGCCAGGACAGCAGACTGGTGCAGGCGTTTGATCTGCAGAACCGGCTCATTGCAACCTCCGAACTGACCTTCGAGGAAGACAGCGCGAGCGCTGAGGCAATTCTCGATTTGCCGACGGAATTGCGCAACGATATTGCGCGCATCGAAGTTTCGGGCAGCGGCACCGCTGCCGGCGTTCAATTGCTCGATGACAGATTTCGCCGAAAAGTGGTTGGCATACTCTCCGGCGAAGGTGCGGAAGCCGCCCAGCACTTGCTGTCGCCTGCCTATTATGTGCGTCGCGCCCTTGGCCCCTATGCTGATCTGCGGGCCGAAGCAGGAGCCAATATTGCCACTTCGATCGAGGCTTTCATCAATGAGGGCGTTTCGGTCATTGTCATGACCGATGTCGGAACCTTGCTGGGCGATGCGGGACAACAACTGCAAAGTTTCATCAATTCCGGTGGCCTGGTGATCCGCTTTGCCGGCCCGCGCCTTGCCTCTGCTGAAGACAGCCTTGTGCCGGTTGAATTACGCTCCGGCGGCCGGATACTCGGTGGCAGCCTGTCATGGGAAACACCGCAGCAACTCGCCGGCTTTTCTGAACAAAGTCCGTTTGCCGACATTTCATTGAACAAGCAGATACAGGGCGAAACCACTGTCCGCCAGCAGGTTCTGGCCGAACCGGATGCTGGCCT from Pararhizobium sp. IMCC3301 includes the following:
- a CDS encoding DUF6111 family protein, with amino-acid sequence MTRFYLTYAILFLVPFALYVSYIYFSMGRTAIRESLTVKALGWLSVIGAGLTVVVIVVLTNYTGFSADGVYQPARFEDGQLLPGNIVEPEPTTPE
- a CDS encoding CoA pyrophosphatase encodes the protein MTDPVLAEFRRRFSAAFGPGKPRLETGDHMLDLQRPQPPKLLKPAAVLIPIVQHVDGATVLLTHRTETLSSHAGQIAFPGGRTDATDAFSPMTALREAQEEIGLAPQSVHLLGKMHPYATGSGYDITPVVGLVKPPLKLFANPDEVNAIFEVPLAFLMSGSNYQKLELEWKGAMRQTYAIPYETHYIWGVTAGILKTLYETLYPS
- a CDS encoding DUF1285 domain-containing protein; amino-acid sequence: MGQEKSERQARYDNILRAANHHGKRGMPPVDSWNPPFCGDLDMSIARDGTWFYMGTPIGRMPLVKLFSSVLRHDEDGRYLLVTPVEKVGLQVEDVPFIGVELDRISQDDGTDALVLRTNVDDVVVISQDHPLRFAIDAETGGLTPYCLIRGRLEARLGRPLLYQLADFGEEAEIDGESWFGVASCGRFFAMMAMADLARAMENSPS
- a CDS encoding MoxR family ATPase: MSETATAPADAGQSDIVVRADEATELLQQVKTAIGKVIYGQADVVEQALTTVLAGGHGLLVGVPGLAKTKLVDTMSIVLGLDARRIQFTPDLMPSDILGSEVLEQGNDGSRNFRFIKGPIFGQLLMADEINRASPRTQSALLQAMQEYHVTIAGERFDLPAPFHVLATQNPLEQEGTYPLPEAQLDRFLMQIDVLYPELDAERQILLETTGSQDATPETVLSPESLLDMQALVRSIPVGEKIVDAILALVRAARPEGNDEDGLTRHIAWGPGPRAGQALMLTCRARALLDGRLAPSMDDIVALAGPVLQHRMAVTFAARADGITVRKLIADLVETHL
- a CDS encoding DUF58 domain-containing protein; amino-acid sequence: MLWPTSRQADPAGAPPDADLQIHAARQVADVLPDILVAAERIANTIALGLHGRRKSGPGEDFWQFRPYTYGEPATRIDWRRSASQEELQIREREWEAAHTVWLWPDLTGSMAYCSHLSDTAKRDRALLLTMALAIVLTRSGERVGLLGAMPARADRKAAEAIADILGTLKDPTALPVGAAPKRFTDVVVFSDFLDAVEDVSAGIARLAALGARGHLVQINDPIEESFPFTGRVQFSEAESGLKLTAGRAEVYRAAYQARLAERRARLQAFCRKMGWTFAIHHTDRPVSEALMALYTRLTDDGTADALPAEQIGGGI
- a CDS encoding DUF4159 domain-containing protein; translated protein: MPLAFATPLILTALLLLPAIWWLLRLTPPKPRNVRFPPTRLLLDIIKPDETPAYSPWWMTAIRLALAAAIIVALAGPLWQPDENRAPLAGHSLIIVDNGFASAPDWTARMAAVNRLIDAAAENDFLIALVPAIATAGDYIGATTAPPPQLRSAAEARSLAQALEPQALPLDRVRLADHINAFLASRAGADIAQIVWISDKLATAQQSGLAAPGDQLFLTTLNDSNLPVILLQQSKPLLALNPPVNGVDDMTVSANRLDITGQDSRLVQAFDLQNRLIATSELTFEEDSASAEAILDLPTELRNDIARIEVSGSGTAAGVQLLDDRFRRKVVGILSGEGAEAAQHLLSPAYYVRRALGPYADLRAEAGANIATSIEAFINEGVSVIVMTDVGTLLGDAGQQLQSFINSGGLVIRFAGPRLASAEDSLVPVELRSGGRILGGSLSWETPQQLAGFSEQSPFADISLNKQIQGETTVRQQVLAEPDAGLSDRTWAYLEDGTPLVTAKKMGNGWLVLFHVTADTNWSDLPLSGLFVDMLRATLPLARVQETASSVELSNATQNAQFMPFQTLSAAGLLVTPGNSVKAIPASAAVMATPDNPPGFYGVPERYRALNVFEGDVTLTEFDTTDLTTVARMDFAPASTINLKPAIFTIALVLLLADALAVLLMQGVLGRLFRGKPGMRNAAGGLLVAMTIAGLLSAERGYAQDAVPADETAALQRAMEDANETRLAYIITGNAEIDDISRQGLSGLSQFLASRTSLEPAYPRGLNPETDELSFYPLIYWPIDPGSELPGEETMARIDAFMKQGGSVLFDTRDQLSAAGSTGFGATPASLKLRSMLASLDVPPLEPVPVGHVLTKSFFLLSVFPGRYLGSPLWVEARNQDGSTESRAADGVSSILITANDFASAWAVSVDGRPLLPTVPNDPRQRELAFRTGVNIAMYTLTGNYKADQVHLPALLERLGQ